The stretch of DNA ACAACATTCCCTATCCCACCTTTGGCTAGTGCAAACATGACCTACAGTGAGCGGTACATGTCAGTGGTACAGAAAATCCTAGAGCTGGGAGGAACAGCAAAAAGATCTGACCCTGCCTCTAGGTATGCAAAGTGttgttattcccactttacagatgagacagTTTACTTCTAGAGCTAAGACTaaacaacttgcccaaagtcacattattaggaagaaactgaggaaggCCAAGAACAGTATCCCAGGGATGACCCACTCAGCTCTGTTGCCAGCAGAACCCAACCCCTTCTGAGCTCTGTCCCAAGGCTGGACCTGGGAAGCGGCTCTTCTATGACATCTCTCCCTTGGTTCTAAGGACACCCTTCTCCATGAGTTCCTTCCTTTGCTCTTCTGGAagttgtatgttttcatttcccacAGAAAGTGTTTTCAGCAGGTTCTTGGAGCAGTTTGACATCCCCCTTTCCTATAGAGTTCTCCTTTGCTCTTTGCACCTTCTCCCACTACTGCATATTGCTTGTGGACACAAGCAGGAATTCAGAGACAAGGTTCTCCTTTCTCATCCCCATCCTTCTTGGCCACCCTGGACGGTCTACCCTCCCATAAGCTGAAGGTCCTGGGGAAAGTCATTCTGCTTTCTTCTTCACAGCTCTCTATCTGAAAAAGGGCAGAACACGCAGTGCAAGGAGTTTCCATGGGGAGAGTTACTGAGGCAATAGACGTGTGACACCCACAGCGTCAGGAGGACTAAATGGGGCAGTAACCTGAAAACTATTTCAGGAGAATTCCGGACTGTGAACACAGAAGATGTATTTCACCCCACAATTCTTAAGAGGCTTCTCCTTCACTGCTTAGCCAGACTTTTGGAGCTTAGGCCTGTGACTAAAGACAGGTAGCTACTGCCCTGGGGGCTCTGCTCCTCCAACACACATCCAGTACTCAAGCTGGCCTGACCCATCTCACCTAGACTGGGCAAGCCTCATAAGATAGGCCGTGGGCATTTAAACAAATTGCTGAGTTTCCATCAACTTTGCAATTTCCAAATTGAAAGAGAGGTGCCTCAAATCTGGTTACACACTACAACTGCAATatggcactgaaaaaaaaaggcaatgccACTTGCTTTCTTGAGGATGTCCTGATTGGGCTACTGCTGTCTCAGAGTGCAAAGGATTTGCTTCAAGGCTCATCTAAGCCCTTGGcatgaggagagaaggaaggagagacccAAACGGTCTCCTAGCTCTTACTTAGTCATAAGAATTCTTCAAAATCTGATATCAAAACTCTGTCACCCCACACTCCACCAGCCATCATGTTGAGTTTCAGTGGATAAGAATCTGTATCCTTAGATCCTGCCATTGGATTCTTTGCCCAGAAACAATTtcaagtgagaaaactgaaggagaGTTTGGGGGCAAAACTTCCAGTAGTGTCTGCTGATCCTGCATACCTGTGATGGAACCAGAGTTCAACATTAACACAAATACAAGGAACATTTTAAAGAGCAGTACAGAAGGACAGAAGGATATGGCAAAGGATGGGCAGGGGATAGAATACTGAAAGGTTACTTACACAGTTTCATCATTCTTGAACTCCAGCTCCCCATATGTGTCTTCAAAATCCTCACCACCACCCTTGGCTGTCCCTTCTACTGTCCTAAAGGGGACGATGACTGTGCCCCGGGCACCTGATGTCCGCAGAACCTTGACCTCCATGACACCAATACTCTCACTGACATGAATAGTGTCACATTCAAAAGTGAAGATGCCTGCATGGTCATCATCCAAGATAGTGACAGTGGCCACACAAGGAGACACCAGGACAGCCCGAGGCAAGGGAAGACTATTAAGCATAGGTGGAGACATCCCCTCCTCTGGCTGCTCCTCCTCTATGCGGACATTGCTCAACCTGACAAAGAAGTGTTCATCCTCCTCAAAAATGTCATCATCGATGATGCCCACAGAGAactccttctgggtctctcctggCTTCAGAACCACGGTGCCCTCTGTGAATTCATAGTCAGCTCCTGCATTGGCAGAACCATCCTCTGTTTTGTAGTCCACATACATGGTCTTGGATGTGTCCCCCCCTTTCCTCACCACTGTCAGGAGGACAGCCCCACAGTTCTCCAGGCACTGGTAAGAGCACGGGTCAAAGAAGACCTTGGAGACAAAGTCCTCAGGCTCATCAGTGTGCACCTCAGTCATGCTGGAAGACTTTTTGGCTTGTTCTGCAGCATGTTTCTTCAGGATATTGCCTGCGCCAGTCATCATACGGGTGGCTTGAATCCGGTAGAAGGCGCGGCTCTTCTGTTGATGGGAGAGAGCATAGTAATTCGCCATCTCTACCAGCTGATCTAAGTCCTTCTCTGGGTGTTTTTGCTTTAGATCCTTAAGAATCCGGATCATCTCCCTGCGGGACTCAtccacttccttcccttccaggGGCACCAGATGCCCATCTAGGAAGTGGGAATTCATCATTTTCCCATCCATCTCAATGCCCTTGGGGTGGTCACCCTCTGTCTCTATGATAATTCCTCGGTGTTTATCTGTGCGGTACTTTTTGTGCATGTATTTGTAGAAGAGCAGTCGCCTATCTGCCACCCAGGCCAGAAGGACACACactggaaaaaagaagagagtgagGAGGCCTTCCCAAACCTGGACCACACCAGGAGAGAAGACTGCCAGGATCATATAGAGCCAGATGTAGGCAAAGATGCTCCAGGCAGCAGTGACGAAGAAAACTCGCAGGTGCTTGATCTTGCGAGTCTCTCCATCGGGGATCACATACACGCAGAGGCCAATGATGATGAACATATTGAAGGCTGCACTGCCTACAATGGTAGAAGGTCCTAGATCACCAGCAATGAACCCATGACCACACACCTCAATTAAAGAGAGGAGGATCTCAGGAGCAGAGGAACCCAGGGCCATAAGCGTCAGGTTGGAGACAGTTTCATTCCACACCCGAATCGTTGTTGTGCTGGTCTCTCCATTGGGCTTTTTGATAGTCACCTCTCTCTCTTGAGAAGTGATGACTTCAATAGATGCCATGAAGCGGTCAGCAATGATGGACACTCCAAGGAACATGTATATCAGGGCCACAAAATAGACAATGACCCTGGCAATCTTATCCCCAAGGGAAGGGTTCTCAGGGTACCAGATTGGCAAGATAACACCCTCCTTGCAGTCCGAGGACCCTGAACAGGACTCATTGTtttgccctgtgctgggcacatcCCCTGAGCCACCAGCCTCTGCCCGAAGACCATTCAGGAAGAGCACAAAAGTAATCAGCCCAAAATGGAGGAAGGCAGAGGTGAGAGGCTGCAACCTTAACCACGCCATACACGAGACTTAGCCACTGGCTTCCACTGCAGCACCAATGGTCCTCCTGATGGGCCAGAGACCTAGAAaaaaacagaggcaggaaaagggaTGAGGAAAAGGGAGATGGCAAATGGCAGGTTCCCACCAATACAAACTGATATTTCACCTCAAATGACATATTGCACTAACATATGGGACAGTCTCTCACTTGGAAAAATACTTATCAGTGGGAGGCACAAATAGCTCCTCTGTCCTCAGGACCATCTGGTGGAGACTCAGTTGAAGAATGGCTTAAAATAGCCAGGAATGTTGGTAATAGAAACATAAGTGATGCCCATCTTGTCCTGTCCCCAACCCTACTGTTATCTGTGAGAGTTCTAAAGAATTGACTTAAAATAGGCCAAGAATGACCTAAATTTTTGTCCCCACTTATACTATTTCTAGGGTTTCAGCCTTCTTTACCTCACAGTCATCATACTCACGAATCTTGTACAACATAGGTTTGCAAGAGCATATATTAAATTGAACTTTTATCATGTGCTAACCTCCAACATAGAACACCTTGTCTGTGTGTAGTTGAGCCCACTTAGGAGAAACTCCTTCTCTCAGTGCAAAACTTCTGCAGGCAAGCTGTAATTATGAGATTGCTGGGGAAATCAAAGGAGGTTATTCCGTGGTGAGTGCTACCTGCAGTGTAGCTAATCCGAGGGCCTGTAAACTGTGCCCAAGACATTCAGCAAAACAGACTTATGAAACAGGTTCAGTATCCAGTTACAGGAAGATGAAGATCAGTTAACCACTCAAATTCCAAACCCAAACACTGAAAGAGGCAAGTAGTGGAAATCAGTGTTAATAAAACACACAGGTGGCTCtcaaataagtttatttttaaacagtagaCAAGATTTTAGGGTGAAAATGCAACCTCATCTGCTGGTCTCAAGTCATTAAAAGGCGAGCATAAGTTCGGAAGAAATTCAACTGAAACTACAGACCCATCTTTCTGCTCACCGCCTCATTCAGAGAGCATAAAATGCAAATAACCGTgcaatagcttttttaaaaagctactagCCAATTTTTCCACCTCTGCTACAACCATGTGGGGTACTTTTAGTAACAGGAATGCTGATTCACATATGCACGGTGCCTTAAGGATTCAAAATCTTTGTCTTCCATACCTGTTCCTCCCTTTCTGCTATTTTCCATCTCAGAAAATAGCACCTCCACCCGCATGGTTACTCATGCTAGAAAACAGAGCTAGTCTGCAAGCCTTCCTTCTCCTATGTGTCCCTTATCCAATCCAGCACTAAATCCTATCAACTCTCCCTCACCACCATCACAGCCCAAGACACCATGACTCCTCACCTGAAGAATCTATGCAGAACCCACCAAACTGAGCTCACTGCTCCAACTCTTGCTGATCTCTCATCCATTTCCTCACAAAACCAGTCATCTTCTTTAAAAACCCAAACCTACGCTATCATTTCCCTATTTGAAACTCTTAATCAGCTTCCTCTTGCTTTTAATATAAAGCCCACAGTCCTTCCTGTGACCTACAAAGCCTAGCCTGAGctaccttcttccttctttcccccctttatctTTTGCCACTCTACCTCTTATCACCTTTCAGCAACATTGGACTTTATAccggtttttttttttccacctcaggacctttgcacatgaCATCATCCATGCATGCCTGACGTGACAGTTTCTTCTTTGCATCCACACTCTTACCAATCCTTTAGATCACAGCTTCAATGTCACTTTCTCAGAAAAACTTTCACTCACCCCCAAAATGGTCAACTCCCCCTGTCATGTTCTCTCATCACactctttactttttcttcatggCATTTATAAAACTTTGAATATGGATGTCTTTTTGGTGAGATTACATGATTAATATCTCACCCATCCACTAAACTGTGAATGATATAAAGGCAGAGACTGTGTCCACTCTGTTTATCATGGTATTCTAAGTAATTAGTTAGTAGCTGACCAGTAAATGTATGtttttggaatatatatattgtAGTCACTAAGGTAGTTTCCTCAGTGCTATGAACTTGAATtgtgttcccctccccccaccaaattcatgtgttgaagccctaagcTCGTTTGTGACTGTGCAGTGAGATGGGCttttaggaggtaattaaggtatGAGGTCAAAGGGCAAAGAGTAGGGTCCTAACCTGATAAGATTGGTGACCTTACAaaaagatagagatagagagagagatctccaccatgtgaggacatacAAGAAAGTGGCCATCTGTAAGTCAGAAGAGAGCTCTTACCAGAAACCAAAttggccagcaccttgatcttggacatcctagcctccagaactgtgataaaattaatttctattgttaagccactcagtctatggtattttgttgtggcagcctGAGTCAACTAATATACTCCAACATTAGCCttctttaaagacattttatgATCTGAATTATGGCCATTTACTTTAGGAGTAGAATAGATAGGTCTCATGGACAAATCCTCACTTGATTTTAGAGGCTATTAAAACCTCTTTAAATTCCCAAGGCTTGTTGTACTCAAAGAGAAATTCCCTTCAGGACACAGTATGCCTTGGTGCACACTATAATCTTGAAGGCTTTACCCTCAAAAGGCTCTGTGGATTAACCTGGTTTCATATTCCCCAGAATGCCAGCCAGTGCTGAGGCCTACATTCCCCATTAGTCCAGGTACTGGGGGGTCATCACAAAAGGTGCTTTGGGCTTTGACCTCACTCAGAAGAGAAAAGGTTACAAGACTGATTATGGAAGAGGAGGGTGAGTAAAGGTGTTCAGCATCCATATTCAAAGACTGAAAAAGCACGCATAATCTTTGATATACACAGAGACCTCATTCACAGGCTTGGTACTCACCCATTCAGGAGAAATATGGACAGAGAAGCATCTTGGCACCCTGCCTTGACCTCTGAACACCCCACACTTTGTGGATTCTGATGAGCCCCATGCAAGAGGAGACAGAAGGTGGGCACAGCTGGAGCAGCTCTTTGATCAAGAGCCAACGAGGTGACAGGAGGTGGCAGCTGCGCAGACCAGCCAACACCAAGAAGGTAGGCTATCCACAGGTTAGGGAAGAGAGCTGGCCTTCCACAGGCAAAGGACATGGAACATTGAAGCAGTCATGTTATCCTGATCAATGGGGATAAGGACTCTCTTGCTCTCACCCACCAAGAAAATCGAGGAGAATCATGGTCTTTGCTCCTTTTGGTCTTTACGGACACCTGCAGCAACAGGCTTTAATGGGAAATAAGCTATCAGGTGGTCAGAATCAGAGGCTTGTTTAGAAAGACTCTTccctgtggaaaaaaaaatgaactgaaggaaaggatgaaagaaaacaagGCAAGAAGGAGTCTAGTTAGTAAATGCCTGCACCAAGTTCTTGGAATTGAAGACAGAA from Phyllostomus discolor isolate MPI-MPIP mPhyDis1 chromosome 1, mPhyDis1.pri.v3, whole genome shotgun sequence encodes:
- the SLC8A3 gene encoding sodium/calcium exchanger 3 isoform X2, yielding MAWLRLQPLTSAFLHFGLITFVLFLNGLRAEAGGSGDVPSTGQNNESCSGSSDCKEGVILPIWYPENPSLGDKIARVIVYFVALIYMFLGVSIIADRFMASIEVITSQEREVTIKKPNGETSTTTIRVWNETVSNLTLMALGSSAPEILLSLIEVCGHGFIAGDLGPSTIVGSAAFNMFIIIGLCVYVIPDGETRKIKHLRVFFVTAAWSIFAYIWLYMILAVFSPGVVQVWEGLLTLFFFPVCVLLAWVADRRLLFYKYMHKKYRTDKHRGIIIETEGDHPKGIEMDGKMMNSHFLDGHLVPLEGKEVDESRREMIRILKDLKQKHPEKDLDQLVEMANYYALSHQQKSRAFYRIQATRMMTGAGNILKKHAAEQAKKSSSMTEVHTDEPEDFVSKVFFDPCSYQCLENCGAVLLTVVRKGGDTSKTMYVDYKTEDGSANAGADYEFTEGTVVLKPGETQKEFSVGIIDDDIFEEDEHFFVRLSNVRIEEEQPEEGMSPPMLNSLPLPRAVLVSPCVATVTILDDDHAGIFTFECDTIHVSESIGVMEVKVLRTSGARGTVIVPFRTVEGTAKGGGEDFEDTYGELEFKNDETVKTIRVKIVDEEEYERQENFFIALGEPKWMERGISALLLSPEVTDRKLTVEEEEAKRIAEMGKPVLGEHPKLEVIIEESYEFKSTVDKLIKKTNLALVVGTHSWRDQFMEAITVSAAGDEDEDESGEERLPSCFDYVMHFLTVFWKVLFACVPPTEYCNGWACFVVSILIIGMLTAIIGDLASHFGCTIGLKDSVTAVVFVAFGTSVPDTFASKAAAIQDVYADASIGNVTGSNAVNVFLGIGLAWSVAAIYWAMQGQEFHVSAGTLAFSVTLFTIFAFVCISVLLYRRRPHLGGELGGPRGCKLATTSLFVSLWLLYILFATLEAYCYIKGF
- the SLC8A3 gene encoding sodium/calcium exchanger 3 isoform X4; its protein translation is MAWLRLQPLTSAFLHFGLITFVLFLNGLRAEAGGSGDVPSTGQNNESCSGSSDCKEGVILPIWYPENPSLGDKIARVIVYFVALIYMFLGVSIIADRFMASIEVITSQEREVTIKKPNGETSTTTIRVWNETVSNLTLMALGSSAPEILLSLIEVCGHGFIAGDLGPSTIVGSAAFNMFIIIGLCVYVIPDGETRKIKHLRVFFVTAAWSIFAYIWLYMILAVFSPGVVQVWEGLLTLFFFPVCVLLAWVADRRLLFYKYMHKKYRTDKHRGIIIETEGDHPKGIEMDGKMMNSHFLDGHLVPLEGKEVDESRREMIRILKDLKQKHPEKDLDQLVEMANYYALSHQQKSRAFYRIQATRMMTGAGNILKKHAAEQAKKSSSMTEVHTDEPEDFVSKVFFDPCSYQCLENCGAVLLTVVRKGGDTSKTMYVDYKTEDGSANAGADYEFTEGTVVLKPGETQKEFSVGIIDDDIFEEDEHFFVRLSNVRIEEEQPEEGMSPPMLNSLPLPRAVLVSPCVATVTILDDDHAGIFTFECDTIHVSESIGVMEVKVLRTSGARGTVIVPFRTVEGTAKGGGEDFEDTYGELEFKNDETVKTIRVKIVDEEEYERQENFFIALGEPKWMERGISALLLSPEVTDRKLTVEEEEAKRIAEMGKPVLGEHPKLEVIIEESYEFKSTVDKLIKKTNLALVVGTHSWRDQFMEAITVSAGDEDEDESGEERLPSCFDYVMHFLTVFWKVLFACVPPTEYCNGWACFVVSILIIGMLTAIIGDLASHFGCTIGLKDSVTAVVFVAFGTSVPDTFASKAAAIQDVYADASIGNVTGSNAVNVFLGIGLAWSVAAIYWAMQGQEFHVSAGTLAFSVTLFTIFAFVCISVLLYRRRPHLGGELGGPRGCKLATTSLFVSLWLLYILFATLEAYCYIKGF
- the SLC8A3 gene encoding sodium/calcium exchanger 3 isoform X5 translates to MAWLRLQPLTSAFLHFGLITFVLFLNGLRAEAGGSGDVPSTGQNNESCSGSSDCKEGVILPIWYPENPSLGDKIARVIVYFVALIYMFLGVSIIADRFMASIEVITSQEREVTIKKPNGETSTTTIRVWNETVSNLTLMALGSSAPEILLSLIEVCGHGFIAGDLGPSTIVGSAAFNMFIIIGLCVYVIPDGETRKIKHLRVFFVTAAWSIFAYIWLYMILAVFSPGVVQVWEGLLTLFFFPVCVLLAWVADRRLLFYKYMHKKYRTDKHRGIIIETEGDHPKGIEMDGKMMNSHFLDGHLVPLEGKEVDESRREMIRILKDLKQKHPEKDLDQLVEMANYYALSHQQKSRAFYRIQATRMMTGAGNILKKHAAEQAKKSSSMTEVHTDEPEDFVSKVFFDPCSYQCLENCGAVLLTVVRKGGDTSKTMYVDYKTEDGSANAGADYEFTEGTVVLKPGETQKEFSVGIIDDDIFEEDEHFFVRLSNVRIEEEQPEEGMSPPMLNSLPLPRAVLVSPCVATVTILDDDHAGIFTFECDTIHVSESIGVMEVKVLRTSGARGTVIVPFRTVEGTAKGGGEDFEDTYGELEFKNDETVKTIHIKVIDDEAYEKNKNYFIEMMGPRMVDMSFQKEVTDRKLTVEEEEAKRIAEMGKPVLGEHPKLEVIIEESYEFKSTVDKLIKKTNLALVVGTHSWRDQFMEAITVSAAGDEDEDESGEERLPSCFDYVMHFLTVFWKVLFACVPPTEYCNGWACFVVSILIIGMLTAIIGDLASHFGCTIGLKDSVTAVVFVAFGTSVPDTFASKAAAIQDVYADASIGNVTGSNAVNVFLGIGLAWSVAAIYWAMQGQEFHVSAGTLAFSVTLFTIFAFVCISVLLYRRRPHLGGELGGPRGCKLATTSLFVSLWLLYILFATLEAYCYIKGF
- the SLC8A3 gene encoding sodium/calcium exchanger 3 isoform X3, encoding MAWLRLQPLTSAFLHFGLITFVLFLNGLRAEAGGSGDVPSTGQNNESCSGSSDCKEGVILPIWYPENPSLGDKIARVIVYFVALIYMFLGVSIIADRFMASIEVITSQEREVTIKKPNGETSTTTIRVWNETVSNLTLMALGSSAPEILLSLIEVCGHGFIAGDLGPSTIVGSAAFNMFIIIGLCVYVIPDGETRKIKHLRVFFVTAAWSIFAYIWLYMILAVFSPGVVQVWEGLLTLFFFPVCVLLAWVADRRLLFYKYMHKKYRTDKHRGIIIETEGDHPKGIEMDGKMMNSHFLDGHLVPLEGKEVDESRREMIRILKDLKQKHPEKDLDQLVEMANYYALSHQQKSRAFYRIQATRMMTGAGNILKKHAAEQAKKSSSMTEVHTDEPEDFVSKVFFDPCSYQCLENCGAVLLTVVRKGGDTSKTMYVDYKTEDGSANAGADYEFTEGTVVLKPGETQKEFSVGIIDDDIFEEDEHFFVRLSNVRIEEEQPEEGMSPPMLNSLPLPRAVLVSPCVATVTILDDDHAGIFTFECDTIHVSESIGVMEVKVLRTSGARGTVIVPFRTVEGTAKGGGEDFEDTYGELEFKNDETVKTIHIKVIDDEAYEKNKNYFIEMMGPRMVDMSFQKALLLSPEVTDRKLTVEEEEAKRIAEMGKPVLGEHPKLEVIIEESYEFKSTVDKLIKKTNLALVVGTHSWRDQFMEAITVSAGDEDEDESGEERLPSCFDYVMHFLTVFWKVLFACVPPTEYCNGWACFVVSILIIGMLTAIIGDLASHFGCTIGLKDSVTAVVFVAFGTSVPDTFASKAAAIQDVYADASIGNVTGSNAVNVFLGIGLAWSVAAIYWAMQGQEFHVSAGTLAFSVTLFTIFAFVCISVLLYRRRPHLGGELGGPRGCKLATTSLFVSLWLLYILFATLEAYCYIKGF
- the SLC8A3 gene encoding sodium/calcium exchanger 3 isoform X6, which translates into the protein MAWLRLQPLTSAFLHFGLITFVLFLNGLRAEAGGSGDVPSTGQNNESCSGSSDCKEGVILPIWYPENPSLGDKIARVIVYFVALIYMFLGVSIIADRFMASIEVITSQEREVTIKKPNGETSTTTIRVWNETVSNLTLMALGSSAPEILLSLIEVCGHGFIAGDLGPSTIVGSAAFNMFIIIGLCVYVIPDGETRKIKHLRVFFVTAAWSIFAYIWLYMILAVFSPGVVQVWEGLLTLFFFPVCVLLAWVADRRLLFYKYMHKKYRTDKHRGIIIETEGDHPKGIEMDGKMMNSHFLDGHLVPLEGKEVDESRREMIRILKDLKQKHPEKDLDQLVEMANYYALSHQQKSRAFYRIQATRMMTGAGNILKKHAAEQAKKSSSMTEVHTDEPEDFVSKVFFDPCSYQCLENCGAVLLTVVRKGGDTSKTMYVDYKTEDGSANAGADYEFTEGTVVLKPGETQKEFSVGIIDDDIFEEDEHFFVRLSNVRIEEEQPEEGMSPPMLNSLPLPRAVLVSPCVATVTILDDDHAGIFTFECDTIHVSESIGVMEVKVLRTSGARGTVIVPFRTVEGTAKGGGEDFEDTYGELEFKNDETVKTIRVKIVDEEEYERQENFFIALGEPKWMERGISEVTDRKLTVEEEEAKRIAEMGKPVLGEHPKLEVIIEESYEFKSTVDKLIKKTNLALVVGTHSWRDQFMEAITVSAAGDEDEDESGEERLPSCFDYVMHFLTVFWKVLFACVPPTEYCNGWACFVVSILIIGMLTAIIGDLASHFGCTIGLKDSVTAVVFVAFGTSVPDTFASKAAAIQDVYADASIGNVTGSNAVNVFLGIGLAWSVAAIYWAMQGQEFHVSAGTLAFSVTLFTIFAFVCISVLLYRRRPHLGGELGGPRGCKLATTSLFVSLWLLYILFATLEAYCYIKGF
- the SLC8A3 gene encoding sodium/calcium exchanger 3 isoform X1, whose translation is MAWLRLQPLTSAFLHFGLITFVLFLNGLRAEAGGSGDVPSTGQNNESCSGSSDCKEGVILPIWYPENPSLGDKIARVIVYFVALIYMFLGVSIIADRFMASIEVITSQEREVTIKKPNGETSTTTIRVWNETVSNLTLMALGSSAPEILLSLIEVCGHGFIAGDLGPSTIVGSAAFNMFIIIGLCVYVIPDGETRKIKHLRVFFVTAAWSIFAYIWLYMILAVFSPGVVQVWEGLLTLFFFPVCVLLAWVADRRLLFYKYMHKKYRTDKHRGIIIETEGDHPKGIEMDGKMMNSHFLDGHLVPLEGKEVDESRREMIRILKDLKQKHPEKDLDQLVEMANYYALSHQQKSRAFYRIQATRMMTGAGNILKKHAAEQAKKSSSMTEVHTDEPEDFVSKVFFDPCSYQCLENCGAVLLTVVRKGGDTSKTMYVDYKTEDGSANAGADYEFTEGTVVLKPGETQKEFSVGIIDDDIFEEDEHFFVRLSNVRIEEEQPEEGMSPPMLNSLPLPRAVLVSPCVATVTILDDDHAGIFTFECDTIHVSESIGVMEVKVLRTSGARGTVIVPFRTVEGTAKGGGEDFEDTYGELEFKNDETVKTIHIKVIDDEAYEKNKNYFIEMMGPRMVDMSFQKALLLSPEVTDRKLTVEEEEAKRIAEMGKPVLGEHPKLEVIIEESYEFKSTVDKLIKKTNLALVVGTHSWRDQFMEAITVSAAGDEDEDESGEERLPSCFDYVMHFLTVFWKVLFACVPPTEYCNGWACFVVSILIIGMLTAIIGDLASHFGCTIGLKDSVTAVVFVAFGTSVPDTFASKAAAIQDVYADASIGNVTGSNAVNVFLGIGLAWSVAAIYWAMQGQEFHVSAGTLAFSVTLFTIFAFVCISVLLYRRRPHLGGELGGPRGCKLATTSLFVSLWLLYILFATLEAYCYIKGF